In Erigeron canadensis isolate Cc75 chromosome 8, C_canadensis_v1, whole genome shotgun sequence, the DNA window taGTATGATTAAGTGaaaaacatgttaaatttttagaaagGTGTGAAAATTTAAGCATGTAACACAAAGAGAAAATGGTCAAAATGGTTAATGGGTAGATTCTAGAAAGTgtagatttgttttttttttttttttttaatgttttcttTCTAGAagagtatatatttttaattgtatatgtattagTTGGCTGTTGCCTGCTAGCATCTTGTTAgtgttttttagtatatattacctttaaaaggaaaaataagaaaacttttTTGAAACTGGAAAGTATTTGTGAAAAAAATTGTTGTGTTTGGAAATCTCAAGATTCGATCATAGATACCATAGTTGAATAAATGGTGATTTTTTGTGTAAACGAAACTTAATTATACTATGTTTGACTTTTAcatcatatttttaatttatatgtcaCGCTTACAACGTAAGAAAGTATACGTAGTGTAAGACTGTGAGCTAATAaatacattatttaggttgtATCATTGTTTCATAAAAGTTTTCACAAAACAATAACAGCATTGTCAAATCAATTGAAtgtgtggtatatatatatatatatatatatggggccacaattatttattaaataataaataataaaatattagtatgtgaagggtttATAGGTGtcgaacaaccttatattcctttttcctatatatatatatatatacctttttaaCGATAAATTTGGGCTTAACGGCATAACTCTTCATATACACACCTCTAATTCCAAAGAAACTCATTATAGAAAAACCCCGTATCCATTCCTAAGATGTGGTTGGTTTATATAAGTTCATGTTCGTTATAATTATTATAGGAGAATATAAGGAGTCACGTCATTAACTTTTTCTTTCTAATCGGGTGGGTCATCGAGTAAtgtatattgatttttaaaaaaataaattctgaTGATTACCGGTTTCAGAAAAAACCCACCCGAAGTCCTAAACCACCGGGTTTAATAGTTAGATAGagttaaaaaaacaactaaacaaaaacaaatacttGCTATGGGTGAAGGAGTGAGGACTAAGGAGTTTCAAAAGAAATCTCTTTAATGTGACTGCAGGAAAACTATTCTTGCTACATTTTGCTAAAAGTCGAGTCTTTTCAGATTATTACGGAACATAGTACTTTACACTTTACAGTATCCAAACCCTCCACTATTACTAATTAGAGGGATAACTACGCAATTcagcggtggtggtggcaaGGACTGTGGCGGCGGCGGTGAAGACAGttgtgtgattattaatgtagaGGTAATTGACGTGAAAAGGGTAATGTAATTATCTTAATAGTTAATAGATGTTGTAATTAATCTAATCAagggtattatatatatatatatatatatatatatatctgatataaatatttaaattaatgaataaaagagaagTATAAGGTTACTATatcaaaaatttttagaaaagaaTAATAAGTCGTATGTTTTATGTCCTTCACTTGCTAACGCAGTGATAGGACACCCGGAAGTTGAAGCGAGGGTCAAAAGTTCGAATCCTATTTCGAGCGTTGTGGCTGCCCAGGTTTTCTTGGCTGAACGAGTTGAATTTACTAGGTGCGGGGGAGGGGATCGGGTAGGCCCACGATATTCAGTCCGGATACCCGTGGTCTGGCCCTTCGCTcttctaaaaaaacaaaaagtcgTATGTTTTATAATGCCATATAACTATAGATAATTAATCGCTATACGTAACAACAATGTCAATGTTGAGTATGGTCTAAAGCTTTGTCTTCTTTTGGAAGGCAGAATTTTttcaacaaatatttaaaatcaatttgatGTGCAATGAGAAATTAAACAAATACTAGTTACGATGTGCTTCAACCTTTAATATATAGTATGCATCAGTTGAATAAGTCAATGTTCAACTTAGTAGTAATTACCCCCAAGTTTCGAGTACCAATTACTTCTCTTTAGTGCACTTTAAAGACTAAAATTACGTATCCTCCAATATTTTCATTTCTCAAGTCTTGTaaaattttaacctttttaaaaTGTCTACACTTCGATTGCCTTGTATTAATCTAAATTCAAACTTCTACAAACAAGTTACCATGAAACTTAACATAAAATTCACTTTTTGCCAAGATGGaatacatcaaatatatttatgtcAAAAAGAATTAAGAAATGCGATTTTGCACATCACTAGCGTTCCACTGCCTACAACTTAACTTCCCCcgtacaccgtcgaggtattggggttCAAAACCCGTGGAAGGTGGCACTGAGCAGTTCATTTACTAGCATTCCACCACTAGTCGCCACTATAGTCAGTGTTACAAACAAAAATCCTCATAAGTCATAATCCCATTTTTCAACCGTGTATTCCTAAGGAAGCTGAAAACCATTTGTAATGGTGAATGTCATATGAAGTTTCTCCGGGTGTTTGAGCGTGGGGGACCCCAGGCCCAGCCCCGTGTTTGGCATGGGTTTGGATCACACAACTTAAATCCGAAGAACAATAGCAGAGAGTTGCACCTGACGGAAGAAGTTATAAAGACGTTCTATTGAGGAAGAAGGATGTAAAGACCGGGAAAGAGATTGAACAAAAAGTGAATCTGGGTAGGGCCAACAGGGTCATCCAAATCAGTCCTGAAGATGTCCCGGCGGAATTGTTCGATAAAGACATAGTAGGGAAGCTGCAAGTATAGATTATAGTGAAAGACTCTAGCCCCTTGTAGGGCTGGAGGTCAAGAAAATTTGCATGTAAAGTACCTGGATAGCCTTCGGGTTCTTCTGTTGTGTGAGAAAGAGAGGGTGATAGAAAAATAACTGATATTTCAAACCAAATGGTTCAAACTGAAAGTTTGATTATTAAAACGCTATTAAACATAATCAAACCGGAATCAATAGAAATGAAAAGACGTTATGGTAGAATCCAGAACGTGTATTCCTTGAAGGAAAAGACAAGGGTTGGATCAGTTGAGCTCAATTATGTTGGGCGTGGGCTAGATGTGAGCTTCTGGAATTGGGCCTTTTAATTCCAGTCTTTCACTACTCGTTCACTTGTCTGCTTAAATTTATAGATTTTATCAATGTTTCTGTTTTTGTGAAATTAAAGCTGCATCAAAACTAAAGAAACAAAAACTTAGATAGCTGATAAACAGCAGAGGGAGTGGTTACAGGTTTTTAATCCCCAGTTCTGTTAAGTTTCCTAACACAAACACGTTCAAGCTCTACCAAAACTCAAAAAGTTTATGTACATATTAGCATATTCTATATCGTTACACAGTATCACAACCCACTTGTACGAAAATACTGCCTTATCTGCATGTTCTGACCACGAACAAACAAACGGCATCAAGATCATATGAACAATGAACTGCAAAAGCTTCCTACTTAGTTATTCACTTGCAAGATTAGAATATGTATCCATCAGATGGGTGGGCTAAGTTCACATTCAATGTCCTCTAATGATCGCCCCTTTGTTTCCACTACGTTACCAGCAATGTACATAACAGCAAAAAGACAGTTGGAGGCAAATCCAAGGTACACCATGCTAATGCCAAATTTAGTCACGACACTCAAGAAACACAGCCCGATAAAGAAGTTTGATATCTGATACACCATAAAGTTATTATTTGTTAGTCAGAAACCAAATTAAGATGCTGTATATTCGATTCATAACTGAACTTACCCAATGCACACCAAGTGACAAAGCAACTGCTTTTGCTCTGATTCTAGACGCAAAGATCTCTGGTAGTAAAAGAGCAGGGACTGGACCCACACCAAGGGAAAAGGAAAGCACATACCTGTTAATTACCACGATTAGTTAACTTATGCTTATATAAAGGTTAACGCATGTAGATACAAGAATCACTAGTTTGACTCACAATACAGTCCCGATGACAGCAAGGGGTCCAGAATACGGTGACAAAACCTCCCATGCGAAAGACAAAGATAGCAGTAACATCGAAGCAGCCTTTACCGccagaaataaaataaaaacaataatgaatatatatgtataggttttaggtaaaataaaacaagtattaatgtaaaacaaataaaacaataagtttttctatagtgataatcaccgtgcatcataaaaatcataatacatcaattgtttcatgaatcttcgtgcatcaatttaaccatgatctaagggtcaagatcttgtcctattttgttttactttaatacttgttttacaatacccaacccctatatgtatatgtatataagagCTGCATTTTGATGTTAATATGTATTGTATGATACCATTCCAGTAAAGCTTGTGATAAGAAGACTTTTCCTTCCTTTTTTATCCATCAAAGAAGATGCTATCATTGTGCCTACaagtaatttaatattatgagTCAGCGACGAAGCTATAACTGCTATCATCTGCAAAAAGATGAATGGTGAAGCTCATCTGACCAAATACATTTGCAGCCCCAACTAGAGCACTTGCTGCCACATCAGATGCAACTCCTGCTTTGCGGAAAATTGGAGTAGAATAATACACAACGGCATTTATTCCAGACAGCTGTTGGAACAAGAAAAGGGCAGCACCAACACTAACAACTGCCATAATACCATTGGTCATTACCAATAAACGGTTGTGCCTATCCAATTAGCTCTAGTTTTCAGGTTTTAAAATACCTTTGAAATAGCGTCTACTGAAAAGATCAAGCCAACCAGCATCTTGCTCTTCAAAACCTGCACCGGATGCAGTTAACTCGGCAATGAGCTCAGAGACCCTGTTCTTTCCATATAGTTTCTCAATTGCATGCTCAGCTTGAGACGTTTTCCGTTGCTGAAAGTGAATATCAGTATCATTGAACATTAATAttactatataatatatgacaagTAGGAAAGATGCATCATACATTCAATTAAAGATATAAAAGTGCTGATGCTGTTTAAAATAATTGATAAGAAACCTGAACAAGCCAACGAGGACTCTCAGGAGAAAATGCCATTCCAAGTGCCAATAAAACCGAGGGAATAACAGCAACGCCGAACATTGTTCTCCACCTgcattatacatatagataagGCATAGGtagataaacaaaaaaaaaaagtgaaatgaATAGAGAAGTTACCATAGAGGATTTGTGGATAACGGTAATCCAGCTACTAAAGCTACAAGAATTCCAATGCAGATAAACAGCTGATTTATAGATCCAAGTGTACCTCGGATTTCAGTTGGTGAGATCTAAACAAATAAAAGAGTGCATGTtgggtatgaattggaatgacGTTAAACTAGAACTCTAGAAGccaaaataacttaaaaattaatatacctCAGATATATAGAGAGGAACAATCGCAGATGATATGCCAATACCAATGCCAGAAAGGAAGCGGCCTATTATCATGGTTTCTACATTTTGTGCTCTGGCACTAAGAAATTCATAACTTATTAACAGCAGTTATATGCTCACAACTTGGAGAGAAATAATAGCATATATCAGCTAACCAAAGAATTGCTCCAATTGTAAGTGGGATAGCATCCAACATAAAAGTTTTGGTTCTTCCAAAACGATCAGCTAGTGAACCCCCCGTAAACGAACCAAGAGTAGCACCAGCAAGGAGTGTGCTAACAATCCATCCTGCACAATTATAAgaacaaaacaaatataaaaatggaaGTCTTCTTTCGTTTCTTGCTCATGAGTTTAAATTATACCataaacaataaacatatatagtagGCTTTTGATACAAACGATGGTGGATAGAAAAGGTGCTGGAAATATTTAGTCCCGAAAAAGCTAATATACTTGGTTGGATGGCAATAAACAACTGTTTTCCCACTTTGGATAACTTGACTCGAAGAGGTTTGCTTGTTGATTTGATGACTTGCAGATTTTGTAAATCAGAGTTGTAAACTTTGGACCATATTCTAATTCAATGTCCTGAGGTAATTACTATATGAAAGAATATTTTCAGTTGGGTAAAATTACCCTGGCCTAATAGCTTATTTTGTCGGGCCAGATTGGTATTTCTCTCGCAAAAATCCATCAAAAGTGAGTCATGGTTTTGGTTTGGTAGAGCTTTGGCTTATATGGACGTGGAGGAATGAACTGTCGTCGCTATGGATATCTAACAGAAGGCCAGGAGCTCAAAACTCACAAAGTAGATCCACTGCGAGAGATCACATAACGACCATCTACATATACTTTATTGtactatatatagatttattGTTAACCAACTCAATTAGGTGAGTTGGCCACCTGTGTGACTGTGCACAAACGCGCAGGGTTCATTGGGGAAGACTTAAGTGACAGAGGTTCAAATCTTAGTCTCAAACGGACTTCTTGTCTATTATCTAGTGGGTCTTGGGACAACATAGTCACCTGCAATTGGGATCATAGGGTTCCTagactaaaagaaaaaattcttTCACAAGACTAAGGTGTTATCAGCCACTTGCCCTCTTTTTTCTTCATATAGTTTATTGTAAACTCGGCGTTGAATTCTTCCAAATTGGCGCACAGCTCTCTATCTCAGTGCACTTTTCTGTGTATAATCTTTGCCCTCCTCACTTTCCGATGTggctactattattatttaaactacTGGCGTTCCAAAAATAAAGACTGTAAATCGTTAAAATCCCGTAAAATTTACCTTGTAAAACAGTGTTTTCCACAATACCAAGATCCTTTGCAAGGTACTCCAATGCACCATTCACAACACTATCAAAATGCATAAAATATATTCAGTCGATATATGTTATTGTACATAAAACAATATACCAATCTAAAGTTACATGCATACCCTAAATGATATCCAAACAATATAGCACCCAATGTAGCAACACCAACATATGGAAAAACCGTACCAGAAGATCTTGATGAGCTCTTGAGCAGAGCATTTTCTTCAATATCTCCTTCTAGATTACAATTACATTTGTTGGCctttaagtaaaacaaaaacataaagttTGCTAGCAATCATAATATATAGACATGATACCGATGATTGTTCTATTTTTTACGCATTTGTCATCCTATAACGAAAAAAATTTCACATCTTACCCCTAACACATGCATCTCATCTCGTATTATATACTAACTATATATGACTAAAGTTTAAGCAGCATGGTtagatcagtggtaaacacccttgcctctggagacagaggtcatgggttcgatcctcatcccataagcagcctctctacttaggtagaggtaaggtctgcctacatcttaacctcccccata includes these proteins:
- the LOC122611329 gene encoding plastidic glucose transporter 4-like, with translation MAFELAHVKSRLVKTQSSEGDIEENALLKSSSRSSGTVFPYVGVATLGAILFGYHLGVVNGALEYLAKDLGIVENTVLQGWIVSTLLAGATLGSFTGGSLADRFGRTKTFMLDAIPLTIGAILCARAQNVETMIIGRFLSGIGIGISSAIVPLYISEISPTEIRGTLGSINQLFICIGILVALVAGLPLSTNPLWWRTMFGVAVIPSVLLALGMAFSPESPRWLVQQRKTSQAEHAIEKLYGKNRVSELIAELTASGAGFEEQDAGWLDLFSRRYFKVVSVGAALFLFQQLSGINAVVYYSTPIFRKAGVASDVAASALVGAANVFGTMIASSLMDKKGRKSLLITSFTGMAASMLLLSLSFAWEVLSPYSGPLAVIGTVLYVLSFSLGVGPVPALLLPEIFASRIRAKAVALSLGVHWISNFFIGLCFLSVVTKFGISMVYLGFASNCLFAVMYIAGNVVETKGRSLEDIECELSPPI